AAATAACATTTATCACtaatttagggatcacattgaataaattaaaagtctaaTGATTATATTGCATAATGTGCCGAAGTTTAAAAATccttttatgtcatttttcgtattggaattgacaaaaaaaatttctcaatgtGCTTAACAATCAATATACTGAAAACCGTAAagtctatttttatttttttaatagatatATTTAAGGAACTTATTAACAAATTTCTTTGTTAACTTTAGTGATAATTGATAAATAACGGGGTTACATATGTAAAAAGGTTAAAGTACGTTacaaatgtcaaaatttatataaggcgctcactttagtgccaaaactttcaaaatgatcatttaagtgccaaattttttgaaaaacgattacttcggtgccaactccaatttgagctaaGCGGCTCGTCGGAAATtcgacgtggcattttttttaatatttgtgcTAACGTGGCTCGTCGAATTTGACATTGAAgtgagtatttttcaaaaaaattgacacttaagtaatcgttttgaaaattttggttctAAATTTAATACCgaaatgatcgttttaaaaaaaaaatggtacttataatatattttagcccatgtaaaaggaaaaaaaaaaagaaacataggGCTTCGTGGTTCCATATTTAAGCTGTATGTTCCACTTCCCTTTTCACCCTTTACACCTCCCCCTACCGCTCTCTCTTGTGCAGAGTGCCCCCCCTCTCGCTTCTCACCaaactactctctctctctctctctctctctctctctctttctccatttaAGTCATGCCCGAGTGTAGCTTTTGAACTGTGTttgagagaggagaaagaggCGTCGTTGCTTTTTGTATCTCTTTggcctgtctctctctctctctctgcccctcCCTCTGTGTTGCATTGTGTTGAGCGGACGGAGCAACAATGGCAGCTTACAGGGACAAGGATCCTCGCATCCATGGCATCAAAACTAAGATTCGGGTCGTCCCCAATTTCCCCAAACCAGGTTCTCACTCCGCCTTTTGCGAACCCTTCAAcgatcatttctctctcttttctcttgccCGTCTCCTTTTTCCCTCCAGTTGCAAAATGCTGGAACCGAGATAACTCGGAATAAAAGGAGGGTTTTTGAGGCTACAAGCTCGTTCAATTCTTGAAATTTCCAGTTTATTGAGGATGTTGCGTGAGCATGAGGAGgcaaagtgaatttttttttttttttcgctttggCCCCCGTGGTGACGAGATGACATGCAGCACAAGCTTCAAAAACTGTCTCCTTGTGGCtcagcttttcttttttctttctttggtggcATTCCTTTGTTTCAATAGCAGTTTGGTTGAGATTATTGACGGGCATGATTGCAGGCATAATGTTCCAAGACATCACTACTCTGCTACTGGATCCAAAAGCCTTCAAAGACACCATTGATTTGTTCGTTGAGAGATACAAGGGCAAAAACATATCAGTTGTTGCAGGTAAAAACGGgcgtgaaaagaaaaacatagagGGGAAAAATCTTTTTGGGTGTTAAAAGTTTTTATCTTTATATGGAATGTTAGCGAACATTGGTTGAATTGATTTTCAGATTAGCTTTCAAGACTTAGGTGGGGTCCATGCAAAGAAGAAAGTAGGTCAGGGAAAGAATGGGGAAATTTCTTGCTCATTGTTGcatattatgatttttttttttcggtttacaTGGTCTTCAATCTTGTGAATGCTTTTGAGAAAGATTGTGGAATGGAAGCAACTGTGGTTTTCTTCTATTCTTTACTTGGCTTCTTGGGCAGTGATTTCTTGGTTTGACTATGGGCCATTGCTAGTGGAGTGTGCTACTTAATGCTCTCTATCAAGTTTATTGAGCGGCTCACATTtgctcaatctctctctctctctctctctctctcgcgagcATGTGCTTGCATCCTTGATTATGTGGTTGGTAGGTGATAATGGATGCCCACATTGTTAAAGTGGACCCTGCTGATGTGAGCTTGGATTGAGTTGATTTCTGCATATGTCCATGTCTTTTTAGTACTTTGTCTGATTTTACTAGAGTTTGGAGAGAATAAAAATCTCTGGACACTGAAACTTACCTTGATTGGATGTTTCTGTGCTCGGATTTTTCATTCGCATCTTCATGTTGATATGTGAAAACATGAACTATGGTGCCTGCTGCTGCCACTTGTCCCTGAAATGACATGATCTTTGCGTATCACTTCTGGGACCAAGGATATCAACCTTTTGGATATGCTTGTTCTACATTTAAGTGGTAGATTGATTGTCAATTGACTTGTAAGATCGTGGCATGTGACGGAATTTATGGTTGAGAAGCAATTTCATGAGATAGAGTTTCAAGCGTTGGATCACTTTGAGATGATAGGTCCTCATCACTAATAATTGACATTTCAATTTTTCCCCCAAGGGTCAATTTAACTTAAAACAGGATCTCAAACCAACTTTTTGGGTATGCTTGAGTGACTGCACCAAAATTGCTACAGCAGACTATGTTTCCTCTGATATCTCATCAAGGTTTTCAACTTCAATCATCTGCTTAAAATTTTTGCCATTTGCTTTCAaactgatgattttttttaattctgtgTACTaatgaaagtgtttttcatGCCAATTTTGTGAAAAGATTTGTCTAATGCTGTAACTCTGTGGTATGATTACATGCTCTGATTCTTGGTTGGCAAGCACTGTTACTGTATTTTGTGTAGCGGTCGCTACACATGTCCCATTTATCAATCCCTGAAATTATTTTCTACAATCTTTTACCAGGGATAGAGGCTCGAGGTTTTATATTTGGTCCTCCCATTGCTTTGGCGATTGGAGCAAAGTTTGTACCTCTGAGAAAGCCAAAGAAATTGCCTGGTAACTCCAACCCAACTGTAGTAATTTCCATGCATCCAAACTTCCTTTTCATTAATGTATCTTTTCTGTTATGTATTTAATTTCACGCCGACTTGTCATGTCCTATTTGTTGTTTGTtatatctcctcctcctttgtcaTTATTTCAATTTGCCTAAAGTATGAGAAGCTTTGATAAATTACATGTACATTGCATTCTGGGCCTGAAGAAGTTGTCGtcatttgcaaaaataatttttctgtgCTGGTCATCGTATACTATGATCCAAGTTGAATTTCTTTGTCAGTTCTTTGGTCCCTTAAGATGTCTCTCTGCTTATGGAATGTTTCCATAGTTTACAATTCGTGGTGCTAGGCTGCTAGCTTAGTGCTATGGGCCGATATTCCACAAACGTGTGGTCATGAGGTTGAATTTGCTTGCAGTCCGTGGTTGTGCATGTTTCTCTGTGTGAATGGGTTCCGGACCTCTAGCACATCAGTGGGGCTATGGTGATGGGGCTGGCCCACCTTTGACCAAGGGGGTCTTTAATGGTGCTAAGGCGCAACAAATCTACGGTCTTAAATACGACTCTCATGGCAATAGCCAGAGAGATTAGCCACGCCTATTGCTCCTCTATGCTCGTTTTTTAGCGAATGTCAGAGTCTTTAAACTTTGGCAAGTCATTTTGAGTGAGATCTGTTAGTAATATCATGGTTACTGCACCCTAAGTACACCTTTTCCTCAACTGTGGCTCCATGAATCTACCAAATTGGTAACTCCTGAGTGATCATATGCAAATTCCACCCTGGAATGGTGCCTCGTAATCTTGATATACTTATAATTTGCCCTTCCCAACCACATCTAACATGTTGTATTGGAATAACCTTGATATTGATGTTTTCGTCATTCTCGTCTCATTTTACCTTTTGCATGAGTATGTGGGCCATGGCTATGACCAATAAACAACGTGGCTGTCACATGGGAGAACATCAGTTGATATCGTATTTCATTTCAGCATTTCATTTGACATTGCGTTTATGTAGCttttacctaattttttttttcctatctggTTTTCGTTTATACTTCAAGTCCATCGACAAAAGTTCAGTACCTCCAGCCTTCAAATCTTCCCATCTTCCATGTCTTCCAATAATTATTTGGTCATGTTGTGCTCACGATTGACAGAATTTAGCATCCTCCATCTTTAGAAAACTTAGCAATCTTGTTCCTTTCTGGACATTATATGTCAAAACAATTCCACGGTGATGGCTTTCTCAAGATGCATTCATGTAGACACTCTTAGATGAAGAGTGATGCTGCCACTATTGTGGCACTGGTACTAATTGCTTTCTTCCATGGCAGGGGAAGTTATCTCAGAAGAGTATATTCTAGAATACGGAAGAGATTGTCTGGAGATGCATGTCGGAGCTGTGGAACCTGGCGATCGGGCTTTGGTGGTGGATGATTTGATTGCCACTGGCGGAACTCTTTGTGCGGCCATGAATTTACTAGGTAAGTGCTCAGTGGACTTCTAATGTAGCAGTACTAGCAACGCAACAAATCTGCAGCTTCAGGTACTGCAAAGTTAGTTTGGATACTGATTCCATCTCTAATATTTATATCGGTCTGAAAAAAGAGACATTTCTTCTGTTTTTCTGCTACGTTATGCTTACCCTTTATGATAAATAAACCTAAACATGTGCCCGCATGactgttttcattttttgcatttcttaTACTAAGGTACACAAACTGCATTTTTATGTAATTCTGTTTGTATATCTAAACTTCTGAGTTCTTTATTGTGGAAGGAGGTGTTCTTTGATCTGACAAATAAAAAGTGAGTAGAATATATGGAACTAGAAACTCAAATATTTAACACTTGAGAAGTTCAAAAAAGAGGCTGATAAATTTGTACCCAGGCAAAAGTAATTGATAGGTGACATCTGATAGTATCTTATGGATCTCTTACACATCGCTCTAGCTGACTTTCTCGTGACAGTTTTGGGAAACTCGTAGCATCTATGTAAATAGCTTTATGGCCTTTAAGAAGGGAAATTTTATTATCTACATTTCCCTGTTCCGGTGTTCATGGCGGCAACTTCAGCAGCTGGATCAGGCATTAGGGCTCAGTTTTGTGAACATGGACTACTAATTAGTTTGCCTTCTGACAAGTAGCATACCAAGTGGGCAAGAGGAATTTGGTTTAAGATTTATCTTCCAATAGGAGCTGCCTGATATGTGTGAACATAGCTTGCTGGTTACATATTCTAACCACAGTGAGTCAATGCAAAGCAGCCTTAGGACTGCTGTACCAAAATGCTAGTTTGTCGAAAGAAGCGAACGATGCATCTTCTCTGATAAACAGCCCCCTTGCTTCTTCCCATCTGTCCCGTATTGCCTCACCAGAAaagagctctccttcgcttctCCTGAACTTGATCATCATTATCATGAACTTACACTTTAGTATCTTGGTGAATTGCTTGGTTTAGCAAATCTGCTACCCCCTGGGCACaatctcttgtttttctttgtttagaCTTGATTCTTTCAATGAGCTAAGTCATATGCTTCATCTCCTCGTGTAGTTTTCACTGTGAATACCACTTAGATATTTTGCTATTTCGATCTCTAAACTTATGCCCAACTTATGTTCCTCAGAACGCGTTGGTGCTCAAGTAGTCGAATGTGCATGCGTCATTGAACTTCCAGATTTAAAGGTGCGTATATCATAATGACACTCTCTTTCTCCTTCAGCCATTCATCGTTCTGTCCATCTTCATTTCATTCCACTTCTTTGCATCCTATTGTAGAATTatcttctctctcgcagaacttCTCATCTATGTGGCTTGGGCCATTACCGTATGTTGTTTTCCCATTATTGAACATTTCAGGGACGTGAGAGGTTGCATGGCAAACCGTTGTATGTACTCGTGGAGTCGCATTGATCGGGGGACGATGCTCCAACTACAGCAAAGCGCTCCACAATGTACATTAAGAGGGATTCGTGATCACTTCAGGGCTGGAATATGCCTTTTCATTCTTCTCTGTTTCGATTAGGTGGGAGATAATTTTGAAGTCTGCTGGTTCAAGACCATCCGTTTATCTTGTCGGTTGGGCTAAAAATTAGAACTACATAAAGGGCTTCTTTGGCAGAAGATggtagaaaattttccattaagCTTCTCGAGTATGAGACCAGACACGGGCTTTTGACCTCGTGCTATTTTGGTGATTCATCCTTTGCCAAATCAAAGAGGTCTTAAATTCAATTCGCATCCTCTCTTTCCATGCTTTCTAGGTTGTAAAAGTTGAATGAGAAAAAGGACCTGGTCAAGTCTCAAGTCAGCAATCCGAAGATCGCATCCGCATCGCAAGACGTTCCGAGAAAGTTCGTCAAAATGGCATCGCGTTTTTCGGCAGTTGTTCTGAACTGTCACTAGAGCAAATATAGAATGAATGGTGAAGGAAATGATGGAAATCGAGCAATGAAAGTGACCATATGCCCTCTACTCTTGCCCTCTCTTTTCATGTTCCTCCTAAGTAAAGTTAAAGTATGGACCAAACAAAGCATGTGGCTTGCGAAGCACTTAAGACTTGGGCAATAAGTATGAGCAGTTGAGAAAGGTTTGGCGACCCCTAACCTAATTGGCATCACCACCACCCTCCTTCGCTAGCTTGACCTAACCCTCTTGCATCCATGTGTGATCTGATCTCATTCTACTTCATTAATGGTCAACTGTAAATGCCACCGTACTGCACGAGGGCCGAACCTAAGAGGCTTTCTCGAGAGCGTCCATGGCAGGTCAAAATCGGGACATTTTAGCGATTCATCGAATAGTTAGGGCAATGAAACATGAGGAATGAGAAAACCCCTTGCCTTTGTTAACATCGACTTGGACTGTATTTCGTCCGGTCAATGACGAGTTTTTGGCCAACTGTGTAGCTCGTCGACTTTGGGTTGGATAAAGGGATCTTTATTTGCTTCAACGGTTCCATCAATAAGCGGTATTTTCTCAGAAGCTATATATAGAAGAGAATTCAGATGACTGGTTTTTTGGGTTGAGCATAGTGGACTGACGAAACCGAGAACCGCCTGGACTGGACCGGACCGAACTAGCTCATTAGCTCTTGTTCTGGGGGGCTCTGGTCTGGTTCCTGGTTCCAAGGGAGAACCAGACCAATCGAACCGGATCGTATAAATATTTCTGTTAAAGAAAATTtcctaaacctaaacctaaacctaaaatgCTTAGGATGACTTCTAGATTTAGCGACAACGCAATGCAATTAAAGAAAGATGGTCTAGTGAATACGACGCtaacaagaaaaatttaacgacatattaaaagaaaaagaaaaagaatgcgattgacccggtccgattcccAATCCTTGAAATTAGGGACTAATCCTATTCCCGTTTTCAAAGTGAGATTGGACCAGACCGGAAATCGATCATTACCCATTTTTGTTGCCCAAGGAACTAATCGCCACTTGATTTGACCATTGGGGCGGTTGAATGAATGCATTACTGTCAAAACCATAATtctgccataaaaaaaaataataataacatgtTGTGCATGATCATATACTGTCCGAcgaagatgaaagaaaagagTACCTCAAAGTCAAATCTTTAGTATTTCATGACCAAACAAGATTATCTTAATGCAATGCCCAAACTGCTATCTTGAATGGCAGACCAAGCATGGTGCTTGATGATGGCCAAGAACATAAACAACTACGGCACGATGATGTACACTCATGTTAGCCCTCAGCTGTATCCATCCGGGTCTTCTTTCTTTAATCAATCTTATgatcaaatcaattcaatccttactCCAACTAAGATTGAAATGGTTAATTACCGACTTAGACATTCATTAAGATGGTTTCCTacataatcagaaaaacaaaacaaggtAAAAAATGAACTAAAGTACTCCTCAAAATTAGTAGTGATATGACACCAAAGATTAGATTAAAATCGTAAATTACGAGCTTAGCATACATTCAGACAGCTTTAGACATGATAAAAGACAACTAAccaccacccccaaaaaaaaaaaaaaatttcacatcttCATCGTTCCAAAGCAAAAAAGACCCCCAAGGAAGTAATAACAAACAAAGTTTAAATAGCAAATGAAATGTCAAAAGTTCTTTCCATGTACCTCTTTACAGTCTATAGATAATAAGGAAGCAAGGCAAGACCGCGCGAGGATCAAACACTATCAACTCGCCCTTGTCCCCATTCACCGAGTCATACCCGGCCCGAACCTCCAAAAAAGGGTCGGGTCCGGCCTGTTTCGCCACCCGGCCCGCGATGACCCGGCAAACCAGCATAGCCCTCCTCCCCTTCCCGCCGCCCGCCCTCTCGTGGGCCGACCCGCTGCCCGCGAAGAACGTGCAGACCGCCGCCCCCTTGCCGCCGGAGAAGGCCGAGAAGTCCGCCGAGGAGATGCCGCCACCCGCCGACGCGGGCCCCATGCAGCGGAACCGCATGACCTCGTTGCCATCCGCGACGCACCGCGCGGCATTGTCCTCCGAGCACCCGCCAACTACGCCCAGCCCGAACCCGGACCCGGCGCGGGACTTGACCGCCTCCCGATATTCCTCAAACCGGGCCGTCGTCTTGGGCCCGGTCTGGACCTTGAAGATCTTCTCGACCCGACCGGGAAACGCCGACATCTCGCTCCAGCTCGTGTGGAAGATGATCTCCACCACTTTGCGCGACGGGTGGCCCTCCGGCAGCTCGGTCAGGGGCGGGCATAATGACCTGGAGGAGCGCGGAGAGACTGCCGCGGCCTGAACAACTTTCCGGGTGCGTGGGTCGTTCGGATCCGAGTCCCTTTTGGAGGGTTTGGAGTGCTTGGACTTGGTGGGTAGCGGTTGCTCTGTTCTTGGTTTGGGCTTTCCTCTGGCCATCTCGACGATGTCCCTCACGGTTTGTGCGCTCTTCCGGCAACTCGCCGACGTCGAGAGGCGGCTCTTCGCCTTCGGTTGGTGGTAAACGTCCTCGAACGCTCTCGATTTGCAGTGCAACGACTTGACCCACCCGGTCGCCATTGATTTACGAACACCTCGAcctttggtctctctctctctttctctctctctagagagcTTAATATGggtctctcttctcttgtgatGATATTGTTCCTCCCATGATTCTGCTTCTCGTCTTGGCGTTGAAGCTCGGCGGTCtggagggagaagaagaagaggaagagacgATGGCGCGATATTAAATGATGGGCGTTTACTACCCGCATGCACGCGAAAAGACGAGGACGCCCTCGCCGGGGTCGACCCCACGTGGGCTCTGTCTCCTCCCTTTCGCGGGGGGCAGAAGTGGAAACAGGGAAAAAGCTACAGAACAAAAACCATTTAATCGGGGAAACAAATTTCCATAATTATGTCGCCGACGAGAGATttgaatttttccattttccgcCGGGGGAGGGGGTGCGGACATTGATAAGACGTTTTGTATTTTGCGTTTGGTTGTGACGGGTCGCTACCAGAATGCTTCGGCGTCTTTATTGCTTAAAAAGGCTTGGGGATTTGGCAGTTCAAAATGCATTCAAATCATCATCCCCTTCATTACTAGAATATCTTAAAAGATTTGACGTTCGATTGATTTTGCCTGATTTGGCCAGCAGAAGAAGAGGGGCCCGGGGCGGAGCATAGAACTTCCTCATCTGTTCTCCCAATTTCCTTGTGCCTTCTTGGGCAATAAGGGACCCATGAAAAGGACACCAAGTCCAGCATTATGGTCACTTTGAGAAGATTATCATGTAGCTAGGTGGGAGAACTTAGGTTGCTAGCCACTGTTTTGCGCTTGACCGAAATGCCACGGTCGCGACGAATCCGACGAGGCTAATGGGTCAACAATGCCTAAGCTATTTTTTCGATACAGTGTGAGATTTTGAAAAGCGAATCATATATGTCGTGTAGGGTTTTCATGTCTCTCGCGCCTCCTATTCAAGTATTCTTCGAAGTCGTTTAAGTTCCTCTCCTGTCCACCATTGATAGGACGGCATTGTTGATTCGTTTTTCGCCCCCAGCAATTTCAGATATTTTCCATGCAATCTCTCCTAAAGGTAGTGAGAGAAAAAGTTTACGTACACTATTAGCTTTGAAGATAATAGTTTCTGGAcagagctctctctcttttcatgttCCTGCTCCTCGGCTTTGTTTTTCCTAGGCGGTCCAGTCAAAAGTAATCTAGTACTGGCGattattctcctcc
The sequence above is drawn from the Rhodamnia argentea isolate NSW1041297 chromosome 9, ASM2092103v1, whole genome shotgun sequence genome and encodes:
- the LOC115736978 gene encoding uncharacterized protein LOC115736978, which codes for MATGWVKSLHCKSRAFEDVYHQPKAKSRLSTSASCRKSAQTVRDIVEMARGKPKPRTEQPLPTKSKHSKPSKRDSDPNDPRTRKVVQAAAVSPRSSRSLCPPLTELPEGHPSRKVVEIIFHTSWSEMSAFPGRVEKIFKVQTGPKTTARFEEYREAVKSRAGSGFGLGVVGGCSEDNAARCVADGNEVMRFRCMGPASAGGGISSADFSAFSGGKGAAVCTFFAGSGSAHERAGGGKGRRAMLVCRVIAGRVAKQAGPDPFLEVRAGYDSVNGDKGELIVFDPRAVLPCFLIIYRL
- the LOC115736980 gene encoding adenine phosphoribosyltransferase 4 — protein: MAAYRDKDPRIHGIKTKIRVVPNFPKPGIMFQDITTLLLDPKAFKDTIDLFVERYKGKNISVVAGIEARGFIFGPPIALAIGAKFVPLRKPKKLPGEVISEEYILEYGRDCLEMHVGAVEPGDRALVVDDLIATGGTLCAAMNLLERVGAQVVECACVIELPDLKGRERLHGKPLYVLVESH